Sequence from the Tripterygium wilfordii isolate XIE 37 chromosome 10, ASM1340144v1, whole genome shotgun sequence genome:
CTATAATGAGTTTTGGATGCTGGGCTTCTACAAAGCAAGCGATTCAGCCCACTTTATCAAGCCCATTGATGGATTGCAAAACCCAACGAGGATACAAGGCCCTTTAGTACTTGTGGTCAGTGAATGGTCTTCCTTTTATCGGAAACGATAAAAATCTAAGAAGTTGATATTTCAGTTATACTAGCAGCGAAAATTATCTTTCAAGCGTCTTTATAACATATGGCTTGTTAGGAATGCGGTGGTCCATAATGGCCATCCGTGGCCTCTAGAGAAAATTATCTTTCAAGAGTCTCATCTGATCCATGTGCGGCCCCTGGCAAATGTTCTGTGTACTAGTACTAGAGGCCAAGGTGCGGCTGCTTCCTCCCACTGGTCTCGTCCCCCCCTCCCCTAGTTATCTAAAGATTAATGTAGATGGGTCTTGGCGGCTTGGTGACACAAGATCGGGTATTGGAGCTGTTATCCTTGACCATATGGGGCAGATTCAAATTGTTGGTTTCCAAAAAGCTACTTCTCCCTTTCCACTCTCAGATTATCCATAGGCTTTCAGTCGTTTCCTTTGATTGGCATGTTggtttaatgaaaattttcttcttttttaaaaaaaagttataataaCATATGAGTAGGATGCACATGATTAAAGTGAATTCGTGAGTTCCACATGTCTTACTTGATACACATAAAATCATATGAGTACAATTTAACAATTGAGATATCAATTACTGGGATCCATATCATTATCGTTGTTTTATTCTTTGCAGGATTGGGGTCAACTTCCAAGTTATGCGGGTTCCCACGAGAATAATCGGACATATGAAAGTTCTAATAAAATAAACCCCTCAATAGTATAAAGGATGGCAGACCATCCAAAATATGATTCTCATTTTACATGCTTTTTGGCTTCTTCGACCTTGTTTCATCCGTAGTTGGTGTAGGAATAGGATGATGATTGTTGATAGATATGCGACTGAACAGTCAAACTTTAAAATATGCGTTCATTAATTATCCTAGTAATTCACACGTGATATGAATGTCTAAAACCCTATCCCTCGCGTGATTAAAAAATGGAAGTCCATCCATCGTGGTTGACAAGCTTATGTGACTTGGTCAAACCTATGATTGTCCATGCCCAACTGCTTTCACGCGCTCAATTTCAGTCAATGAGTGGGTTCTCAAACAATTTTAAGGGTATGACTTGACATTATAGTCAAAAAATATGTGAAATTAATGAAGGAAGGAAATGCACAAAAGGTGTGATCCTCGTTGCTTGTAGTTTCACATTTTGATGCTGACATCGTAGTGTGATATTTTGAATCTCAAATTGGTTTGTGAACTTCCAACAAAAGTAGCGCATCAAAAACCttcaaaacaaagcaaaaaaaagatatatcgcctgtttggcacagcatATGCGAAAGCGGATCCGCTAACGGATCCACTTCCACCTTTCGCTGTGCCAAACGGCGTAGCGAATCCGTTAGAGTTTTATAAGTTCTCATTGGGATCTTATAAAACGAATCCgttgttcttcatttttttctttcaattttattaTGTGGGTCCCACATAATTACACTTTATTACTTTTTAATAAAGGTTGGACCCACATGCATTacaatattaatttctttttactttattaataatatttaaaaaaaatttgttattttaaacatttttaaCATAACAcattatcttaattaattttacataagtaattattaaaatatttaatttttatacttaacattaattttattagtaaattttatttaataaattaaatgtaagattaatgaaaaaaatttattataaaatcattatatttaatatttaataaaaaaaattattttattagttttattaacaaaattttatttattatactaaatttaataacaaattttgatgtaaaaattataaaatctaatatcataatactttaattcaacaattttttcgctagcgtcagtttttagttcaccaaacacctcacaacatatttcatagctttaagctcagcatatttttcacaacatttcctctaacattgaaaatcaacttTTCCACTGTGCCAAACGAAGCCTATAAAATTACAACCTCtgcacgaaacattaaaaaaaagaggggAAATGACTCTTACGTAtcattaaatattataattggaCATTATATATGCAGATAAGAACATTGTGTATATGGTTAAGCCGTTAAGATGAAAGGAGGAGATTTCTCCATATCCGATGAAGAGAAATGATCGAGCTTCTTTCAGCATATATGCTTCTATAGGTATTTCTCATATCAATTACATGTCACGTGAAACTCGTGTATGCAACTAGTTAAAAGAATGTTGATGATGTTCTATGCAATCTTGAAGATGgcttaaaaacttaaaataaagaattattaaattatttttatttaaatacaaaaaaaagggaaagaattCAATGTTAAGGTAAAAGTCAGGCATTGGAAAGTTGACGGAATACAGAGAGTTTTATAAGTAAGATTCAATGAAGAGTTAGTTATGATCAATAAGAATCAAACTCGACAGTTATTAGAGAAGCCTCAGGATTAACATGTTATTGGAGTGAAATGGATCTACAAGACCAAGTTAAATCCTGATGATTCAGTGTTTAAACACAAAGAACAAATGCTACTCACAATGATTGGACCCTTGACCACCAGATAGAAATACAAGAATGAGAATCAATTAGGCTAGCACCCGACTTGTTTCACAGATGTAGTTACTAATGGTTTCACTTTCCTGAGTTCACCTGGAATGAAGCCAAGTGTCGCGTTGGATCTCGAATAAACAGGATCCATGACCGGCTTTGTTATAATAAAGTCAATGGACCGAAGACCCAAAGTATTCCCCAAAAGGCCAATTCCCAGAAAGCCCGCAATTGTTCAATCACGGCCCAATATGATACTAGGTGTCTAGGGGAGTGTTTCTTTTCAAGTCCAAAAGCAAATCATTGTGGGTGGATCAGAGCTCACATATTGCCAAACATTGTGCATCTAAACATTCAagaaaatgagtttttttttttttttgaaaataacactTTTGTATAATTTAATTAAGCCACTTCaaatttattagaaaaataGTAACATGTGGTTGTTTGTAGCATCGACTTCCTTGGTTTTTAACAAAGTCGTTGGCAACAACGGCATCACATGAGTGATTCATTGTCACTATTACCAACCACGGCATCACATAGATTATGCATTGCCACTATTGATACTTTGTGTGGTAATATTTAAGATGTGGGCAACGACCAGTCATCATCACCCAAGCCTCGATTCCAAGCCATTTATGGTCGGCTACACTAAACTAAAAGAGAAAATCACTTGGAACTTGCATCTTGTCTCACCACTCATTCCTATGTACAGCTAAACTCTCCACTAATCCCAAAAGCCCATGGACAATGAAACAATGACCTCAAAAAATAAGCAAGAGTTTGACTCTTACTCCTCAACCACAAAAATAATACCCCTAAACCCAATAACAGAAAAACAAATTATGGTAAATACATGTGCCACATGTTGAGGGGCTTCTCATGAAATGATATGGCTTGGCTATAAGACACGTGTATGAGTTTTGTTGAAAAAGAGTGGCAACAACTCAACAATTACAATGATAGATTTTACAATTAACACTTGGGCATGCTTCCCTCGACATTGTTTTACAATGCAAGCTACGCTGAGCCTACAAGGGCAAGAAGAAGAGCAAAAGCGAGGCGAACAAGCACAATGTACCACTTCTTTTGAGCTAGACTCTCGTGTCTATACTACTGTGCTCAAAGATTGAATCCGAGACGATGACCCAGTTAGAGGGAAAGTTGTTTATTGTAttgtgaagcaaccggcatgaaaaacaacgagccgccaccaattgatttttaggatgcaattggacatccattctggtttacgagaaaaatgggtaagggggtctattgagcatggagAAGgtattaggcaccccacaactcccgaaaacggttactttcaaaaatgttttcctatttggcgctaatttgtttttgaaaatctcattgtgaatgtgatgaaaaatccacttggagtggtttaaagAAAAAGGTGCACAAGATCACTGCTgtcattctcggcttggccaaagattaataaaaattccacttggagtggatttggatgatttgaaaagagggtACACgtgatcattggggtcattcccggcttggccaaatatgaataaaaattccacttggagtggatttggatgatttgaaaaaaggtgtgcacgggatcgttggggccattcccggcttggccaaaaatgtttgttttgcttagtttggatgaaaaattccactttgagtgggtttgatgtttttgaagaacggactttttggggacttggttgatgtaccaaaagagcccacaatcaagaaaaaatgttcaatttaagccttactcacaattatggttttcatgagaaaagaaagaattcatttaagactcattgaatgggccaaatatctttaaacccacatttgagtccttaaataaattctcctaatccgtaaaaacatatttgctttccgggtccacgaaatccaaatattttgaatgaatgctaatggaaccccaatatcttgaaagctccttggtatttaaacgaaacataagggttccataatttagtcttggtgtgtttatgaaagtgagacggcttggattaattctaaagctaacgcgttgcatttattttcatgtcattcaaacaatcctagcatacatctaagcatcatggcatagtgtgagaaatcaaagtcctaagcatgcattctaatgcaatcatcattgcccttgggacccattgctcaaatccggtccaaatcctctaagtctTTTCCGATTTTGCTTCTCTTTTCTGGATCCGACGGCGGCTCTTCTTGTTTTTTCCTCTCATGGTTTGCTCTccatttcctttctctctcttggttCCTTTGCTTTGCCTTCTCTGGCAATTCCCTTTCTCTCTTGGTTTGTGCTCTCTGGTTTTCTTTCCCCTTTTCCCTAcgatttttctctttgtttctttttttttctctgccgGCTGccctctctcctttttttccttgttgTGCGGCTGCCTCTTTCTTCTCCCTTTTTTCAAAACCCTATGGTGTGCTTTTCATATTGTGCAACCATCTCCCCACTAAAACCCTAgctctttcaatttttcctttttccccctattttttctttccttttaaccaagatGACTATTCTTTTGgtattttccatttttaatttttcatctgatttatttatctttttattctctagatattttctaagactTTGCTTTTAGCAATTGGGCCAAAACTTTGGAATTGGGccttaaattttaagtttataaATCCACGGGTTTTTAAGTAAAAACGAGTTAGGATTTCATTTTtcctcctttaatttttattttggatttcatatctttattttttcttttattaatatttttggctggaggaaaaccggttactacatatTGTTACTTTGATCAAAGGGTAGAAACTTTAGTTTAGATAGTTGGAAGGTATAGAGTTGTTCCACCGCTTACATAGAGAAGAGTATGAGATGaacccttttgttttttctgaGATGTTGGATTTGCCTGTGGGTATTGAATGGGAGGAGCTGTGTTGGATGCTAAATTATTACATCTGTAAGCTTTGTCATGACTCTAATACCTTCGTTGGGACTGCTCTTATTGATGCATATTTTGAGTGTTACAAACAGTGGCATTGTGCTATTGTCCTAATAATTTTGAGGTAGGCATTATATACCTAATTAAATTATACAAAATTGTTATTTTCAACAAAAGCttcaagaaaattaattaattgctaATACAGCAGGTTTATTGGACCAATTAGCTAATAATCTAAACTTTTGAAGCCCAATATAATACTGTAAAGTACACTTCTAAACTCTCACTTCTCCccaatttttggtttgaaattgcactaatcATGATTATTGAGTCTCCTTCCAAAATCAAACAACCATGTTAGAAATACAGAATCTCTCATATCGGTTAGGTGAGAGCCAACAATGTGGTTTATAGATTTGAACTCAACTTCTCTCAACTGGAAATAACCCCTTTAAGGACAAAATCATACGGGTCTTAAGGTACAAAGTAGACAATATCTATATAAATAGATTGGTACAAACCTCActcgtctcttttttttttttgggtaactgAATAACCACCCAACATACTTTTAGACAGCTGAGTGTGCGAAAACCTCGTGTCATCATAACAGTCTGCACCATGTTGACTACAGATAAGACTGGACTGAAGCCCATGCGGATAAAAGCTCAAAAGTGGGACAAGCCCACGGTCaagatttcacaaaaaaatgTCACAACTAGTTAGTTTGAGCTTCGGATCTTAGATGTCGTAGACTCCAAGTCCAAAGAGATAAAACTATGCTATCGTCAAGCGGTTCTCATCTCTttacttgtttcttcttgtcCCTATTAAGCCCAGTTGATGATGAACTTTATGTAGTGGCTGATGTCTACTTCCAGGGGAGTAGGGGACAATACTAGTAGCCAAATTAAAGCAATGTAGTTATTAAGCACTAGAGCTTTAAAACATATTGGAGCAAAAGATGCAATAATAAGCCACCTTtggtttcatttttcatttaagTTTTGGGAGGATTATCATTGtacaccccaccccaccccaccctatttagtatttactGCTACTTCTCCCTTTCTCGGGTTCCATGTGAGTTTAGGGTATGGGtatcatccaaatacacttaATTGCCACTGCCATATAACAACAGCTGCAGAGACCAGACGAGGACAACTGAAGCCAAGAAACTTCTCCCCAAACCCAAAACACTTGTTCTCTGCCATCTCTCTTCgattcttttaatttatttcatgtAAGCTTTTTAGTTGGctatttggattggattgggtTGCGACTTGGGAAGAGGAGATGGAAATGGTATCCTATCCTGCTACAGGTCCCACTGTTGTATTAATTACTGTTTCTCTcgtccttttcttctttctctgtgTGGCCCAACTCAGTATTGATGATTCCATATCTAGGTTCCAAAGTTGATCAATTCTGGCTGAAAAAGCAATTTATTAACTCTAATTAATATGACCTCCAAATTAAGTAATTCCTaccacaatcaatcaatcaaagcCCAATTTCCCTTCTTACTGAAAGCATGAAAAGCATTCGAGTGTCATACTACCTGATATTACCAAAAATATGCCCACCAATAGAGATTGGCCGCGTGATACATAAGTGACAGTTAGATCAGAACAAGATCAAGTAATTTGGTGCCAACCAAAGTATCCAGTTAGGTACCGACCAAAGTGTCCTCCTAGGAATCACATGTTAGGCAAGTCGGTACCAATCATAGTGGCTCACGTCACACGACCTAGGTATTTCGGCCCACCCAACCGAAATAGGAGGGCTTGACCGACCTATTGGTTCTTAAACTCAGAAAACGTGTCTACATTGTGAGAGGAGTTGAGCTTTATAAACCACTTGACTGAATTATGTCAATTTGATATGATATTTTAGTCTTATACACTATATGCTCTAGATAAACAAATCTAATGCAACAGTTACTTAAGTAGGTAAGTCCACCCTGTCATACATACTTATTTGTAACAATTGAAAAGCATTTACAGGCCCAGTGGTCCGTCTTTCTTAATTGTGTAGAGTTACTGTCACCTCCTGCAGCTCATAAGAGATCTCATAACTTGGTCCAGGTGATCAGTCTTGGATTTGGAAACTTGAATAATTTGTAAAAGCTAATGATAGAATTCCAAAAATACCCCTTAGGTCGCATAACTTTAATAAATTGAGGAAGCAAAACCCCTTCTGCAGTTGTCTTTTGCGATTTTGTACCATTTCTTTTGCCGTTTTGAGCCCAAACATTATTATGGCAATCTCTGAGGCAGAGGCACGTTACCATGTATAGCAAAACAGTGTTCAGGAGGGTAAGACCGTAAATTTAACCCCTTGGTTTCCTGCGCTGACTATAAACGCCAAAATGAACAAAGGAAGGAATGTGGAATTTTTATCACATTTTCCCATATTAGCTTTTTTGCACGTAACGTATGGACTGAGTTGGATTTCCTCTTGGGAGTAGAAAAATGATAATTATCCCATCAATTTAGTCTCTCAGTCATTCCAATTGATGAGTTGTATGtgcatgattcaagtgaatttgtcGGTCtgacatgatgcacatgaaatattatgcgtacaactcaacaatTACGATAACTGAAATATCAATTGcgggatccctatcattattGCTGGAAGTAATATCTTTACGAAAATGCATTGGACTTCAGTTCAACTTACTCTATCGTTACGTGGAAAACTACTGTAAACGTTGGATTGACGGTCTGAGTTTAAATTCATATCGGATATATAAAGAGGAAACTTATATAAtgttggttaaaaaaaatttcttcgtctttatttattatttttattcctaaataataattattattcctTTGCGAGAAACTAAGAGACATAAAGACAGTATAGGACCAAAATAGATACCACAAATTTGAACCCTACATTTCAAGGTTATGGTATGACTTTGTTTTGGTCTCTCAACATATATCAAAAGGTGCAAAAAGAAATTATTCTTATCTTATAATTCACTTATCACCCTTTTGTTTTCAATGGGACGTACTTAAAATTTAGAAAGACTTTGTAACAGTCAGTCAGTCAGTCACTGATTTTCTCTCTGAaaatatcttcttctttctaaCCCATCACTGATCCCtcctttctctctgttttttctttttctttttcttcttgttatttGAAGCAGTGGAGTCACTTTCAGTCTCATCAGCAATGTTGGACCTGCGAAATCTGGACCGtctgattgttgttgttgtaatgACCAGTGATTTTCCTCCTCTTAATATCTCTCTCTGTCCTTACTGAAGAACTACCATTGGCGGTGATGGTTGTGGTGCCATTGGTCTTTTCACTTACTGCGCTAGAAAAATGCCGGTCAAGCACATTGACTGGCGTGTCTGAGCTTGACACCGCATCAAACAATGAATCATATCCATCAATGGCGATTTCCTGCATCGTATTGTAGCATTGTTGCATGCTTTCCTGCAACAGAGTCGCCACACACGTTAAAAAACAGAACAAATTGGGACTTGATACGCCGAACGAAATAATTAACTTTACCTTATTTACATATGAACAGGCAAGAATTGCGTTTCTAAAGCATGGATATTGCAAGGGACACATCTCATGAGAAGTAGAGAGAAGTGCGGATGCAGAAATTACAGAGGGCTTGAACTCTAAAAACTTGATATCTGTTCCACATCAAATCAAGCATAAATCAGTTTCTCGATTGTTAGATTCGAAATGTACTTGTAAAAATGTCAATCTGGGTATTTGGTTACCGTGTTGAGCTTTGAAGATGATGTTGATGGATCGAGCTTTAAGAGCTTGCATCAATGGTGGGTCTTCCAGTTTGAATAAAGAAATGAAGTAAGAAATGAAAGCGAAGGGAGTGATTGAGCGCATCCGCCATTTAAGAGCTCCAAGGACCAGGAACTCCATTCTTTGCATTGTTTGCGGATCAAATATGAAACCTCCAACACCCTGTACCAGACACGTCAATTTAGTAACTAAATGTATCAAACAAAAATCTGTTCAATGCACCATTTAGTCATAAAATCAAGTACCTGGATGTCAGTGAAGGAGAGCTCTGTTTTCCTCATCTTCGCAGCAAGAGAAACACAGGCGATTGAAAGAAGCTTAATGGCCCATGGCTTCGGTTGCTGAAATAACACATTATACGAAGGTTTCTGTCAGATCTCAAAACAATACAAACGATCATTTTGTTACTATAAACGGTGAAGTATCTTTACCGGAATTCTCTGGTTTGATAGGAACCGATCGAAGTAATTAATAGCCAGATATGATAACAGCGGATCAAAGTTGCAGGAAATCTGAAATTTCAAATCAGATTCGCTTAATTAGAATGAGAAGATAGAATCCGAATCCTGTTGTAATCCAGAGAGCAAGAAACTGAATGTAATTTGCATATGTACCTTCTCTATTGAAGATATGGCCTCTCGTCGAACAGAAACATCAGAGTCTCTGGCTTTAAGCATCTTTAAGTAGTGATGAGTGGGTATATGGTCAGATTCTATCAGGAAGAGCGAAAGAACTGTGTTTGAATCTTTATCGTTGACACTGGTTACTGGGTTCTCAAGATCCAACTCCATTGTTGAGTTGTGTTGAAGATTTCAGTACTGGTATTGAAGAGAGAGCACAATAGACATTGTTTGGAAAAGGTAAAgctgagggagagagagagaaatgttaAAGGTGGTGGAGACTTGAACTACACTCCTTCCGTAGGTCGCTGGCTTTCTTTATAGTGCAAATGATGCATTTTGGCATTTGTTCTAGGGCTTAACCAATTTTTATACCCTCGAAGTTACACGCGTTTTTTGTTTCTATCCTTGAAGTTTAAATTTTACCCCAAATGTCCTTGAAGTTTCAAACAACTAATAATTTGTGTCCCGAAATCGATTGTCCGACCAATGATCGTCGGAACTTGAACAGCAGACAATCAGAGGGCTCAGTtggcaattccatgtcattacGAGAATAATAAcattttacatgtcatttttatttaaaataaataaaaaaaatttgcatccAAATTAAATCCGATAAGGGTTATTTGCACCCCAGAGTTAACTAAGGACACCTCAAAATCGAAAAAAGTTTCAATCTAATAACACCCCAACTGGCCTTATCACATATCATTTCCCTCCATCCCTtacttctccttctcctccttctcctttctccttctccttctctccttctcctcgTCCTTCCTTCAGGCTCCTTCTTCCCTTATCCTCTATCATGTCTTTGATGATGAAGATTGGTCCCTCTTTTGACTAGAAACAAAGAAACAGAATGTTAAAGCAAATAATGGAGAAATACTCTTCCTTCTCTTACTACTATCTTTGTCATTCTCCTTTTCTCTCCTTCATGCTTCTTCTGGTCCTCGCGTTGGTGATGGGTCTTTGAGATTTTTGAGTGGTCTTTGTTGAGCAGGTGCTAGATCTAGAAACTACAGTCAAAGATGGCATTTTTGAAGGGATTGTAGTCAAGGATGACATTTTTGAAGGGCTTGGGAATTAGGGTTCAAGGGGTGCAGATGATATTTTTGTGAAAAAACTGAAATTGGAGTATACTCATATATGTTATGTTTTTAGCTAGGGTTTGTttagaatggggtgtacttagttaagtcaggagtgcaaatagtcctcatatGAAATCCCTAACCCTAGTTCACCGACCTCTGCTAAACAAACACTATCACATATAAAAAATCTTCCTCTGTCGCTGTACATGCTCTCTGGTTCTTCTCTTCTGTGTCCATTTCTAAGCAACACACAAacccacaaaaaacaaaattcagtcTGTATCAAACCCAGAAGTGAATAAGACAAACAacaatttagattttttttctctcttttttgtagACAATGGATTTGGCTAAAACTGGAATAGATTGAGAGAGACCCAGAAGAGGAAAACCAAAAAAGATAGAAGATTTCAAGTCACCTCTCAAGATCTGCAACCGTTGAAGATTTTCTCAACAAGAATCCCTTTTAATTCTCAATCTACTTTGCAATTCAACATGATTGATTTTTAAACAAAGTATCAGAAAGAGACAATGAGGAGAAGGAGACAGAGAAGAAAAAGGTCAAGTTGAATTAGAAGATATCTTACCATCAGAAACTCTCATTGAGAttggagaagaaaatcaaaaacataTTTTGGAGAAACCAATCTTCTCAACAGAAACTGAATATCTGTTCAATCTCTCCAATGGGGAAAAGAAATTTGAGATGATTAGCAGCACAACAAGTCTCTATCAAATCCTCTCGGATGTGATACAGGAAGTttgtctctctcctttctcTAGTTCTCTACGTGTTCTCCTCTCAGTGTGAGCCTCCGCAGGTCGGTGAACTAGGGATAAGGATTTAATTTGGgtgcaattttttaaaaaaataaataaataatgacacGAAAAATGCTATTATTCTCATAATGACATGGAATTACCAACTGGGCCCTCCGGTTGTCAGCTATTCAAGTTTCGGCAAACATTGGTCGGAAAATCGATTTCGGGACATAAATGATTAGCTTTTCGAAACTTTAAGGACATTTGGGGCAAAATTTAAACTTCaaggataaaaacgagaaacgcgTGTAACTTCTAGGATATAAAAGTTGGTTTAGCCTTTGTTCTGGGAAGGATGAGAACTGGTTAGTGTGGTCAAGGGGGCCAGAGCTACTAGTGCAGTATTCTTCTTAAGTTAGTAAAATTAATATcaaagtagtttttttttcacttttcatgagATAATGTAATCTTTGGTAATTGAAATAGTAGATGAGTTGAAAGTTCAACTCGATCAccaaattttcaaacatttttaTAGTGCAATTGAGGTGCCAATGATATGAAATTTTATAAAAgaaactaaataaaaaaaattggctTTATCTTATTCTTCAATCAAAAACTCTAAAATCCAAATTCAACACAatgctcctcctcctcttcctaaAGGCCCCCTCACTAATTAGCCTCTTCCTCCACACAACAACCCTAGTCTCCGCCTCCTTCACCTCTGCATCGAATTCAACCTTGTTGTCCTTCATGAGAAGAAAATACTTTGTGTCCAAAATGGTTGCTTTCCTTGCAGGAATCATGGGAGAGTCCACGGTATATGCTTTGGTACCTTGTAGATAAAACTGCCCAATACGAGCCTGGATGGATAAGGGTGCACTTGAGTTTTGCTGGAACATCTTCTCAAAGCGGTCAGAGGAAAGAAGACTAGCTCT
This genomic interval carries:
- the LOC120008039 gene encoding putative cyclin-D6-1, whose product is MELDLENPVTSVNDKDSNTVLSLFLIESDHIPTHHYLKMLKARDSDVSVRREAISSIEKISCNFDPLLSYLAINYFDRFLSNQRIPQPKPWAIKLLSIACVSLAAKMRKTELSFTDIQGVGGFIFDPQTMQRMEFLVLGALKWRMRSITPFAFISYFISLFKLEDPPLMQALKARSINIIFKAQHDIKFLEFKPSVISASALLSTSHEMCPLQYPCFRNAILACSYVNKESMQQCYNTMQEIAIDGYDSLFDAVSSSDTPVNVLDRHFSSAVSEKTNGTTTITANGSSSVRTERDIKRRKITGHYNNNNQTVQISQVQHC